A single window of Salvia splendens isolate huo1 chromosome 8, SspV2, whole genome shotgun sequence DNA harbors:
- the LOC121746224 gene encoding uncharacterized protein LOC121746224 produces MGEDFLTSLSIENYPPSTFLSMDSIATCHDESERDMNRQVILSGPPDINLPLSVEPSPPPQSWNHDTFDMLEVGLGHQVNESDKLIDLPKIGRKCAGKRLDSVWGAWFFFRFYFKPVLKEKSKCNVVWDNNGVSGFDKSDLELDVFLVQHDMENMYMWVFKERPENALGKMQLRSYMNGHSRQGQRPFPFCADKGFVRSHKMQRKHYRGLSNPQCLHGIELVPSPNLMGLDDEEQKKWVELTGRDLNFCIPPEAKEFSSWRTLPSTDFELERPFSQLKNTAQSHPPAKKLLNGSGLNLSTQPSNHVNGNEIDLSSSCNKKRKEIFTNGNDEDCCLPNDLNGDRHQDAEFHPWLNEFTGVVRNVYGPVTAAKTIYEDEEGYLILVTLPFADPERVKVHWWNNLTHGVVKISSVSTACMPFIQRNDRTFKLTDPAPEHCPPGEFRREIPLPTRIPDDAKLEAYFDNSGTVLEIKVPKHRVGPEEHEVLVCLRPPNEFVLS; encoded by the coding sequence ATGGGGGAAGATTTCTTGACTAGCTTAAGCATTGAAAATTATCCCCCTTCAACATTCTTGTCTATGGATTCAATAGCTACCTGTCACGATGAGTCGGAACGCGACATGAATAGGCAGGTTATTCTTTCCGGGCCACCGGATATTAATCTACCATTGTCTGTGGAGCCAAGCCCTCCTCCGCAGTCGTGGAACCATGACACATTTGATATGCTTGAGGTGGGGTTGGGACACCAAGTTAATGAATCGGATAAGCTGATTGATTTGCCTAAGATTGGGAGAAAGTGTGCTGGCAAGAGATTGGATAGTGTGTGGGGTGCTTGGTTCTTCTTTAGGTTCTATTTTAAACCTGTTTTGAAAGAGAAGTCCAAGTGCAATGTGGTTTGGGATAACAATGGTGTTTCGGGTTTTGATAAATCTGATCTTGAACTGGATGTATTCCTGGTGCAACATGATATGGAGAATATGTATATGTGGGTTTTTAAGGAGAGGCCCGAAAATGCACTAGGTAAGATGCAGTTAAGAAGCTACATGAATGGCCACTCGCGCCAGGGCCAGCGCCCATTCCCATTTTGTGCTGATAAGGGTTTTGTGCGGTCTCACAAAATGCAGCGGAAGCACTACAGGGGACTCTCGAATCCCCAGTGTTTGCACGGGATAGAGCTGGTTCCATCACCCAATCTCATGGGCCTCGATGATGAGGAACAGAAGAAGTGGGTGGAACTAACTGGTAGAGATCTAAACTTTTGCATCCCGCCTGAGGCAAAAGAGTTTAGTTCGTGGAGGACCCTTCCAAGTACGGATTTTGAGCTTGAAAGACCGTTTTCGCAACTGAAGAACACTGCACAGTCACACCCGCCTGCGAAGAAGCTGCTTAATGGGTCGGGTTTGAACTTATCAACTCAGCCGTCAAACCATGTAAATGGGAACGAGATTGATCTCTCGTCTTCTTGCaacaagaaaaggaaagaaatctTCACAAATGGGAATGATGAAGACTGCTGCTTGCCTAATGATCTCAATGGGGATCGACATCAAGATGCAGAGTTTCATCCATGGTTGAATGAGTTCACCGGGGTGGTGAGAAACGTATATGGCCCTGTTACAGCAGCCAAGACTATTTATGAGGACGAGGAAGGATATCTGATTCTCGTTACTCTGCCTTTCGCTGATCCTGAAAGGGTGAAAGTGCACTGGTGGAACAATCTCACACACGGTGTGGTGAAGATCTCATCAGTGAGCACAGCGTGTATGCCTTTCATCCAGAGGAACGACCGGACATTCAAACTCACTGACCCCGCCCCGGAGCACTGTCCACCGGGAGAGTTCAGACGAGAAATCCCTCTGCCTACACGGATCCCTGATGATGCTAAGCTTGAAGCGTACTTTGACAATAGTGGAACAGTTCTTGAGATCAAAGTGCCTAAACATCGCGTGGGACCAGAGGAACATGAGGTTCTCGTCTGCCTTCGCCCGCCTAATGAATTTGTGTTGTCTTGA
- the LOC121743649 gene encoding uncharacterized protein LOC121743649, producing the protein MGSFRGLGIGLSLVFGFILMGLFAVLCYLLWWKKRTVYSRSAKIENLEKFSFPLCWKNSDSVGGSSRELTNSIRSQFEQEDVEAGLSKSESEAKGYGEEGVESELMRLHNLCGPPRFLFTIKEESREDLESEDGKSRISNSMSFGIGSPIPSPAFRTSNLAMTEAEVNRLRSSPPPTFKFLKDAEDKFMRKQEAERRRWSQEKEVDDVPFVKLSKAAAQVMPLPSSPTINP; encoded by the coding sequence ATGGGATCTTTCCGTGGATTAGGCATTGGGCTGAGCTTGGTATTTGGTTTCATTCTAATGGGGCTTTTTGCAGTGCTTTGTTATCTGCTATGGTGGAAGAAGAGAACAGTCTATTCACGCAGCGCCAAAATCGAAAATCTCGAGAAATTCTCGTTTCCCCTGTGTTGGAAGAATTCGGATTCCGTCGGCGGCAGCAGCAGAGAGCTCACGAATTCAATCAGAAGCCAGTTCGAACAAGAAGACGTGGAAGCGGGGCTGAGCAAATCGGAATCGGAGGCGAAGGGTTACGGCGAGGAAGGGGTGGAATCGGAGTTGATGCGATTGCACAACCTGTGCGGACCGCCGCGATTCCTGTTCACGATCAAAGAGGAAAGCAGGGAGGATTTGGAATCGGAGGATGGGAAATCGAGAATCAGCAACAGCATGAGCTTCGGCATCGGCAGCCCTATCCCGTCGCCGGCGTTTAGAACTTCCAATTTGGCGATGACGGAGGCGGAGGTGAACAGATTGCGATCCTCGCCTCCTCCGACGTTCAAGTTCTTAAAGGATGCAGAGGATAAATTTATGAGGAAGCAGGAAGCGGAGAGGAGGAGGTGGAGTCAAGAGAAAGAAGTCGATGATGTTCCGTTTGTCAAGCTTAGCAAAGCGGCGGCGCAGGTGATGCCGCTGCCGTCTTCTCCGACGATAAATCCCTAG